In a single window of the Leptospira sanjuanensis genome:
- a CDS encoding ATP-grasp domain-containing protein, translated as MRPEFWPAWLFYIPLIPYIVYLTIRHKGFGTICAANPGIPFGGLVGESKEEILKNLNTSHVLKFVKIPRPEIGHNKTYELAETAVSKKGFKFPYILKPDAGQRGAGLKLARNKEEVLSYLKTTDVDLIAQEYHPGPEEAGIFYYRFPNEAKGRILSITKKTFPILEGNGIETMAELILKHPRFRYQWKVFFERHHQEWNQVLPQGKRKRLAEAGNHCQGTLFTDGTSLITEELTEKIDRISQTFSGFYFGRYDVRYRSDSELRAGKEFGIVELNGVTSESTNLYDPKFSLLQMYTILFHQWKLLFEIGAANRKRGIQKASLLSIAKEVFRFYFGKRKVNKRSD; from the coding sequence ATGCGACCTGAGTTCTGGCCGGCTTGGCTTTTTTACATCCCTTTGATTCCTTACATCGTATATCTTACAATCCGTCATAAGGGATTCGGAACGATATGTGCGGCTAATCCCGGGATCCCGTTCGGAGGTCTGGTGGGAGAGTCCAAGGAGGAAATATTAAAGAACTTGAATACTTCCCATGTTCTTAAATTCGTAAAAATACCTCGCCCGGAAATCGGTCATAACAAAACTTACGAACTCGCGGAAACCGCCGTTTCGAAAAAAGGATTCAAATTTCCTTATATACTCAAACCGGACGCCGGTCAAAGAGGCGCCGGCCTGAAATTGGCGCGCAATAAAGAGGAAGTATTAAGTTATTTGAAAACTACGGACGTGGATCTAATCGCGCAAGAATATCATCCAGGTCCGGAGGAAGCGGGGATCTTTTATTACCGCTTTCCGAACGAAGCCAAAGGAAGAATCCTATCGATTACGAAAAAGACCTTTCCGATCTTAGAAGGAAACGGAATTGAGACGATGGCAGAATTGATCCTCAAACATCCACGATTCCGATATCAATGGAAGGTCTTTTTCGAAAGACATCATCAGGAATGGAATCAAGTCCTTCCTCAAGGCAAAAGAAAGCGATTGGCCGAAGCGGGAAACCATTGTCAGGGAACGCTTTTTACGGATGGGACCTCGCTCATCACGGAAGAACTTACCGAAAAAATCGATCGAATTTCGCAAACGTTTTCCGGTTTTTACTTTGGAAGATACGACGTTCGCTATCGATCCGATTCCGAATTAAGAGCGGGCAAAGAATTCGGAATCGTAGAATTGAATGGAGTCACATCCGAATCCACAAACCTCTACGACCCTAAGTTTTCTCTCCTTCAAATGTATACGATCTTGTTTCATCAATGGAAACTTCTCTTTGAAATCGGCGCGGCAAATCGAAAACGAGGAATTCAAAAAGCAAGCTTATTGAGTATCGCGAAAGAAGTATTCCGTTTTTATTTCGGAAAACGCAAGGTCAACAAACGTTCCGACTAA
- a CDS encoding DinB family protein — MLPIQYQNIQHTFHQLTDFLSTIEPDQYSLEIAPNKGSSLGKHVRHCIEVLENLVAALETSNVSYDRRNRNPFYESSPLAAREKIFELLGKLESIEENKIIELSYLIDPATGLEGKTLSNLKREFLYVQDHTIHHMAIIKLYAECFLKNVSLPEDFGVALSTLQFQKKVDLKQA; from the coding sequence ATGTTGCCCATACAATACCAAAATATTCAACATACGTTTCATCAGTTGACCGATTTTTTATCAACGATCGAACCGGATCAATATTCGCTGGAAATCGCTCCCAACAAAGGTTCCAGTCTCGGAAAACACGTTCGACATTGCATCGAAGTATTGGAAAATCTGGTCGCCGCTCTCGAAACGTCGAACGTATCTTACGATCGAAGGAATAGAAATCCGTTCTATGAATCTTCGCCGTTAGCGGCAAGGGAGAAGATTTTCGAATTGTTAGGAAAACTGGAATCGATCGAAGAAAATAAAATCATCGAACTCTCCTATTTGATAGATCCGGCTACCGGGTTAGAAGGAAAAACCTTATCCAATCTCAAACGGGAATTTTTATACGTTCAGGATCATACGATCCATCACATGGCAATCATCAAGCTTTACGCGGAGTGTTTTTTAAAGAATGTATCTTTACCGGAAGATTTCGGAGTCGCCCTATCGACTCTTCAATTCCAGAAAAAAGTCGATCTCAAACAAGCATAA
- a CDS encoding energy transducer TonB has product MEQSKSILMTIRRGKLRRFIDRYRMEFFLSSSLVLQLLILFFWYTPSIEFNRLDRLVDEVAFVDNLVIQEPNVGEAADDGEFEVTDTIKKKEDPRIAGAQDAIISGATAPVDLTPNVTPEYPSEARGAGITGTSTLEVIIGDDGHVLRVRSVGKPLGFGLDEAAVEAFYKKRYSPSMLEGKPITVKVLIPVRFSLY; this is encoded by the coding sequence ATGGAACAATCCAAATCCATACTCATGACGATCCGAAGAGGTAAGCTCAGAAGATTCATCGATCGATATAGGATGGAATTCTTTCTATCCTCATCCTTAGTTCTTCAACTTCTGATCCTATTCTTTTGGTATACTCCGTCGATCGAATTCAACCGCTTGGATCGACTCGTCGACGAAGTGGCCTTTGTCGACAACTTGGTCATACAAGAACCGAACGTTGGCGAAGCGGCGGACGACGGAGAATTCGAAGTTACGGATACGATTAAGAAGAAGGAAGATCCGAGAATCGCGGGTGCACAAGACGCGATCATTTCCGGTGCAACCGCTCCCGTTGACTTAACGCCGAACGTAACTCCGGAATATCCATCGGAAGCGAGAGGCGCAGGAATTACCGGAACGTCCACGCTCGAAGTAATCATCGGAGACGACGGACATGTTCTTCGAGTTCGTTCCGTTGGAAAGCCTCTCGGATTCGGTCTGGACGAAGCCGCAGTCGAAGCTTTTTACAAAAAGAGATATTCTCCTTCTATGCTGGAAGGCAAACCGATCACCGTAAAAGTATTGATACCGGTTCGTTTCAGTCTTTATTAA
- a CDS encoding ExbD/TolR family protein, with protein sequence MSLKKKKNPPSIPVSSMADIAFLLLVFFMVTSVLDTDPDLPIALPDVPGGEQLNKKIANLYLSADKDKAVYFNQVRMPLNEAINNVRAKLTTTPDLKVLVHADKDLPYAELDNAFELLKEAGALKVSLVTKTTQGGGL encoded by the coding sequence ATGAGCTTAAAAAAGAAAAAGAATCCACCGTCCATTCCTGTCAGCTCGATGGCCGATATAGCCTTTCTCCTTCTGGTTTTCTTTATGGTGACTTCCGTTCTTGATACGGATCCGGATCTGCCGATCGCACTTCCGGACGTGCCGGGCGGAGAACAACTCAACAAGAAAATCGCGAACTTATATCTCAGTGCGGATAAGGACAAAGCAGTTTACTTCAATCAAGTTAGGATGCCTTTGAACGAAGCCATCAATAATGTAAGAGCGAAACTGACAACGACTCCCGATCTTAAAGTGCTGGTCCATGCGGACAAAGATCTTCCTTATGCCGAACTGGACAACGCATTCGAACTCCTGAAGGAAGCGGGCGCTCTCAAAGTATCTCTCGTAACAAAGACTACGCAAGGCGGAGGTCTTTGA
- a CDS encoding ExbD/TolR family protein yields the protein MIRIKKKRVLEEISASSMSDIAFLLLVFFMVTAVFFVKEGLNIQLPRKNSNPTLVLRENIYEILVTGELVKMKNKSIGTKDYRNLVDFREQLNLMDIPDIENKVALIKTTGDTKYGNMLDALSAVQIRGFKQISVKRLK from the coding sequence ATGATCCGAATCAAAAAGAAACGCGTATTAGAGGAGATATCCGCATCGTCTATGTCGGATATCGCGTTCCTTCTATTGGTGTTTTTCATGGTGACTGCGGTATTCTTCGTAAAGGAAGGTTTGAACATTCAGCTTCCGAGAAAGAATTCCAATCCGACTTTGGTTCTCCGCGAAAATATCTACGAAATCCTCGTCACGGGCGAGCTCGTAAAGATGAAGAACAAAAGCATCGGCACGAAGGATTACAGAAACCTGGTCGATTTCAGGGAACAACTCAATCTGATGGATATCCCGGATATCGAAAACAAAGTCGCATTGATCAAAACGACCGGAGACACGAAATACGGCAACATGCTCGACGCGTTATCCGCCGTTCAAATTCGGGGATTCAAACAGATCTCCGTAAAAAGGCTGAAATAA
- a CDS encoding MotA/TolQ/ExbB proton channel family protein, producing the protein MKFSSIKKEFKWVATAIILSGLISLSTNVIFAQDKVSEPAKTEATGTTAPAAEETKTETPAQQAGKNWGFVDLFLLGGWTMYPLALSSIVALGIIFERIYFIATAKLLPKGYNIDLGEAMDTKGLDAVQGFLDERKEYKISQVLAGGIDVSSGDAEIFAKGVEREAAEVITVLERGLVILAAVSTIAPLIGFLGTVSGMINAFDAIANADQVNAKVVAGGIKEALITTAAGLIVAIPAMTFHQYLTSRIDGFTSEIEEAANRIYKEFLKRNSKKA; encoded by the coding sequence ATGAAATTTTCTTCCATAAAAAAAGAATTCAAATGGGTCGCAACGGCGATCATTCTCTCGGGACTCATTTCGCTTTCCACAAATGTAATATTCGCACAGGATAAAGTATCGGAACCGGCTAAGACGGAAGCGACCGGAACAACGGCACCCGCGGCCGAAGAGACGAAAACGGAAACCCCCGCACAACAAGCGGGTAAAAACTGGGGATTCGTGGATCTTTTCCTTCTCGGCGGCTGGACCATGTATCCTCTCGCCCTTTCCTCCATCGTCGCACTCGGAATCATCTTCGAAAGAATCTATTTCATTGCGACCGCAAAACTTCTTCCTAAGGGATACAACATCGACTTAGGCGAAGCGATGGACACGAAAGGACTCGACGCAGTTCAAGGATTTTTGGACGAAAGAAAAGAATATAAAATTTCCCAAGTTCTTGCGGGCGGTATAGACGTATCTTCCGGCGACGCGGAAATCTTCGCAAAAGGCGTGGAAAGAGAAGCGGCGGAAGTAATCACCGTTCTCGAACGAGGACTCGTAATTCTTGCGGCAGTATCGACCATCGCTCCTTTGATCGGATTCTTAGGGACCGTATCGGGGATGATCAACGCGTTCGACGCGATCGCAAACGCCGATCAAGTAAACGCGAAAGTGGTGGCTGGCGGTATTAAAGAAGCGCTTATCACCACCGCCGCGGGTTTGATCGTTGCGATTCCCGCGATGACCTTTCACCAATATCTGACTTCAAGAATCGACGGATTCACTTCCGAAATCGAGGAAGCGGCAAACAGAATTTACAAAGAATTCTTAAAAAGAAACTCTAAGAAAGCATAA
- a CDS encoding TonB-dependent receptor, with protein sequence MKKKTISLLFFVSILASPVFGQNTGKLRGKIVDSESGDPVFGAVVIVRSIKAATRSDFDGKYELNLPAGEHTVEFQMMGFATQFKKITIAPGGQVPMNVVMGAQVLDTVEVKGRGLENSESALLALQRKSGVVSDGISEEAIKKSPDSSAGDVLRRVTGITLVGGKFIFVRGLGERYSNTILNDSIIPSPEPDKRIVPLDLFPAGVIKNIRVIKTASAEDSAEFSGGIVKIETKEYPDNLLLSVSLGVGKNTQVAGHKFKTFNVGDMNNNFGLPSKNQQLPDLISGLPKVVPFVEGDRFGGIPTNLMKLGALSFNQEWSPREEDSPFNKSFSISAGNSFKTEKWGRFGVLAGTTYNRSYNYREEANARFQASNPISLYLKDSNMLRPLNQNNQKIYTEEVLWGNNLNLAYEPKIGQQFFIKTLYSVQSDKIVREGEGTNYIDNFNFKSSNLNFVSRTIFNNTLGGEHEIRALGGARPHKLEWNVNYALAERDEPNASNQAWSQGGTDLANGFRRLGNNPDGTRYFSTTADTARSQSLKYEIPFSQWDGLQSKLKLGVSNLDRFKHFEFREFAQRNFSGSDRDYLYPIPGEIIYNPLTYINGNRKIFERASGNNAYDAAQALKAAFAQLEVPIMAKLKSIVGVRYEDSYQKTQTYDLKNSWNGFIPNYGCKTNSEEERLLLVRSNVCDTNNNGIGELRTKDKLPSANVAWEFAKDMNLRFGYSQTLTRPDLRELSPFGFAAYFQADRIFGNASLQRTYIHNYDVRWEYYVTNTDYIGVGGFYKNLSNPIELIGLPVAGSASLVYKYANAQQATIRGIELDYRKELLWWLRLEANVFFIKSRVDVIDANIYGFIATGQVDPVSTYAAYAPTTLNRPLQGQSDFVANMRIDVFTSKTKKHNVGFYYNYFSDRIALVGSDGVPNAIQKGTGTSDVVYTYRHNDRLDFRAAARNIMNTQFKITQTDPLTGQEYVFQKYRTGVDVSFSATYKL encoded by the coding sequence ATGAAAAAGAAAACAATCAGCTTATTATTCTTTGTCTCGATATTGGCAAGCCCGGTATTCGGACAAAATACGGGGAAACTCAGGGGAAAGATCGTGGATTCGGAATCGGGAGATCCGGTTTTCGGTGCGGTAGTTATCGTTCGTTCGATCAAAGCGGCAACGCGAAGCGATTTCGACGGTAAATACGAATTAAATCTTCCCGCGGGAGAACATACGGTCGAATTCCAAATGATGGGCTTCGCTACGCAGTTCAAAAAGATTACGATCGCACCGGGCGGGCAAGTTCCGATGAACGTCGTTATGGGAGCTCAGGTTCTCGACACCGTGGAAGTGAAAGGACGCGGTCTTGAAAATTCCGAATCCGCGTTACTCGCTCTTCAAAGAAAAAGCGGCGTAGTTTCCGACGGAATCAGCGAGGAAGCGATCAAGAAAAGTCCGGATTCTTCCGCGGGCGACGTCCTTCGAAGAGTAACGGGGATCACTCTTGTCGGCGGTAAGTTTATTTTCGTCCGCGGTTTGGGTGAGAGATATTCGAATACGATTCTGAACGATTCCATCATTCCTTCTCCCGAACCCGATAAACGGATCGTTCCTTTGGATTTATTTCCCGCGGGAGTCATCAAAAATATCCGCGTAATCAAAACGGCTTCGGCGGAAGATTCCGCGGAATTTTCCGGAGGGATCGTTAAGATCGAAACGAAAGAATATCCGGACAACCTTCTTCTTTCCGTATCTTTAGGCGTCGGTAAGAACACGCAAGTAGCGGGTCATAAATTCAAAACGTTCAACGTAGGCGACATGAACAACAACTTCGGTTTGCCTTCTAAAAATCAGCAACTACCCGATTTAATCTCCGGTTTACCGAAAGTCGTTCCGTTCGTGGAAGGAGACCGTTTCGGCGGAATTCCGACAAATTTGATGAAGCTGGGAGCGTTATCGTTCAACCAAGAATGGTCTCCGAGAGAAGAGGATTCTCCGTTTAACAAATCCTTCAGCATTTCCGCGGGGAACTCGTTCAAAACGGAAAAATGGGGAAGATTCGGAGTACTCGCCGGAACCACGTATAACAGAAGTTATAACTATAGGGAAGAAGCCAACGCACGTTTTCAAGCGTCGAATCCGATTTCCCTTTATTTAAAAGATTCGAATATGCTGCGTCCGTTGAACCAGAACAACCAAAAGATCTATACCGAGGAAGTTCTCTGGGGAAACAACTTAAACCTCGCATACGAACCGAAGATAGGTCAGCAATTCTTTATTAAAACCTTATATTCGGTCCAGTCCGATAAGATCGTAAGAGAAGGGGAAGGAACGAATTACATCGACAACTTCAACTTTAAATCTTCCAACTTGAACTTCGTGAGCAGAACGATCTTCAACAATACCTTGGGAGGCGAGCACGAAATCCGCGCTTTAGGAGGTGCAAGACCGCATAAGCTGGAATGGAACGTCAACTACGCATTAGCCGAAAGAGACGAACCAAACGCGAGCAACCAAGCCTGGTCCCAAGGCGGAACCGATCTCGCAAACGGATTCCGTCGATTAGGGAATAACCCGGACGGAACAAGATACTTTTCGACTACCGCGGACACCGCCCGCAGCCAATCGTTGAAATACGAGATTCCATTCAGTCAATGGGACGGACTTCAGAGTAAGCTGAAACTCGGCGTGAGCAACCTGGATCGTTTCAAACATTTCGAATTCAGAGAATTCGCACAAAGAAACTTTTCCGGCAGCGATCGCGATTATCTCTACCCGATTCCCGGCGAAATCATCTACAACCCGCTTACATACATAAACGGCAATAGAAAAATTTTCGAACGCGCTTCCGGTAACAACGCGTACGACGCCGCACAAGCTCTCAAAGCTGCTTTCGCACAATTGGAAGTTCCGATCATGGCGAAGTTGAAATCCATCGTCGGTGTTCGATACGAAGACAGTTATCAAAAAACTCAAACATACGATCTTAAGAACAGCTGGAACGGATTCATTCCGAACTACGGTTGTAAAACGAATTCGGAAGAGGAAAGACTTCTTCTAGTAAGATCCAACGTATGCGACACCAACAACAACGGTATCGGAGAATTGAGAACGAAGGATAAACTTCCTTCCGCAAACGTTGCTTGGGAATTCGCAAAAGACATGAATCTCCGATTCGGTTATTCGCAAACTCTGACAAGACCCGACTTAAGAGAACTTTCTCCTTTCGGTTTTGCGGCCTACTTTCAGGCGGATAGAATCTTCGGTAACGCAAGTCTTCAAAGAACTTACATCCACAACTACGATGTTCGATGGGAATATTACGTGACCAACACGGACTATATCGGAGTCGGAGGGTTCTATAAGAATCTCTCCAATCCGATCGAGTTGATCGGATTACCGGTCGCGGGAAGCGCGAGTTTGGTATACAAATACGCGAATGCGCAGCAAGCGACCATCCGAGGGATCGAGTTGGATTACCGTAAGGAACTTCTCTGGTGGTTAAGATTGGAAGCGAACGTATTCTTTATCAAGTCCAGAGTGGATGTGATCGACGCGAACATCTACGGCTTCATCGCAACGGGTCAAGTGGATCCTGTCTCGACTTACGCTGCTTATGCGCCGACCACTCTCAATCGCCCGCTCCAGGGACAATCCGATTTCGTTGCGAACATGAGAATAGACGTATTCACTTCCAAAACGAAAAAACACAACGTCGGATTCTACTATAACTACTTCAGCGATCGGATCGCTCTCGTTGGTTCGGACGGAGTTCCTAACGCGATTCAAAAAGGAACGGGAACTTCGGACGTAGTCTACACATACAGACACAACGATCGACTGGACTTTAGGGCAGCCGCAAGAAACATCATGAACACCCAGTTCAAGATCACGCAAACCGATCCGCTTACCGGTCAGGAATACGTGTTCCAAAAATATAGAACCGGGGTCGATGTTTCCTTCTCCGCTACATACAAACTCTGA
- a CDS encoding LA3241 family PerA/PerB upregulated protein — MFQKTFNFLNILLLLLVSFSIIDCKQKGQRPDFDKEILDPKLAAEIQKDRDVLKSELKDSYHIDHSSKSVEEALEKALTEIRNSKGNTDDQFQYSCSPNEIRTIYLPNNLDQNNIIANSKIEDAMYLLQIRRTAGIDKVRQNLQGTKGKIKVLPLPKPYNVRKLTNINGYIIKDFDLEVDLKTIHIDEIKLVIEHKNQFKVCTYGT; from the coding sequence ATGTTCCAGAAAACATTCAATTTTTTAAATATTCTTCTCCTCCTTCTTGTATCCTTTTCGATCATCGATTGCAAACAAAAAGGACAACGGCCCGACTTCGACAAGGAAATCTTGGATCCGAAACTCGCGGCGGAGATTCAAAAAGACAGGGACGTCCTTAAATCCGAACTTAAGGATTCATATCATATCGATCATTCTTCCAAATCGGTGGAAGAAGCTTTGGAAAAGGCCCTGACCGAAATCAGAAATTCCAAAGGGAATACGGACGATCAGTTCCAATACTCTTGCAGTCCGAACGAAATACGAACTATTTATCTTCCTAATAATTTAGATCAAAACAACATCATAGCGAACTCTAAAATCGAAGACGCGATGTATCTTCTTCAAATAAGACGCACGGCAGGAATCGATAAAGTCAGACAAAATCTTCAAGGAACCAAAGGGAAAATCAAAGTTCTCCCTCTTCCTAAGCCGTATAACGTGCGTAAGCTGACAAACATCAACGGCTATATCATCAAGGACTTCGATCTGGAAGTCGATCTAAAGACGATTCATATCGATGAAATCAAACTCGTTATAGAACATAAAAATCAATTTAAAGTTTGTACGTACGGAACATGA
- the lipL48 gene encoding oxidative stress response protein LipL48: MKSTYFKRVSLLMVSFSLLLSSFANCKEDKKDNNMAILLALLASSNDNAGSAICDGASIQGGNTALSGNITSSQSFAAYSSTSLSGIVRVKSGATLTFARGAVVFGTAGSALIIEQGAKIVTQGDAAAPVCFTSSKTSGNRAPGDWGGILIVGDGIGSRAAAQNTEGGTGLQYNSGANDTGTSGSFSYTIVEFAGNEVSVGDELNGISMYVVGSGTTLDHVQVHRHLDDGVESWGGAWTGKYLLMTGGMDDDLDLDEAYTGKVQFVIAQKYPTTCGGTASTDPHGFEMDGTHSSGTASATSKTTTNVKLSNFTLLGKSVSNGFGARLREGLQGKFTNGLIYGFQSGNIDCVLNATGGGPTTSPTFANVLVEAAKTNGNTAACTLPSTGLTALPVVSLGSGDSDNCAFATKPDYQPSGEAAAAAGSALTAQSSDAFFTDNTTYGGMISGQNWASGWTVYRAR; the protein is encoded by the coding sequence ATGAAATCGACTTATTTCAAAAGAGTGTCGCTTCTAATGGTAAGCTTCTCGCTCTTGTTATCCTCTTTCGCAAACTGCAAAGAAGATAAAAAAGACAACAACATGGCCATTCTTCTGGCCTTACTGGCTAGCTCCAATGATAACGCGGGTTCTGCGATCTGTGATGGAGCTTCAATTCAAGGCGGAAACACCGCTCTTTCCGGAAACATCACTTCCAGTCAAAGTTTCGCAGCCTACTCTTCCACTTCTTTAAGCGGAATCGTAAGAGTAAAAAGCGGCGCCACTTTGACGTTTGCAAGAGGCGCGGTGGTTTTCGGAACGGCAGGTTCCGCGTTGATCATCGAACAAGGCGCAAAGATCGTTACACAAGGCGACGCTGCGGCTCCGGTTTGTTTCACTTCTTCTAAAACATCCGGCAACAGAGCGCCGGGCGACTGGGGTGGAATTTTGATCGTAGGCGACGGTATCGGTTCCAGAGCGGCTGCTCAGAACACGGAAGGCGGAACCGGTCTCCAATACAATAGCGGTGCAAACGATACGGGCACTTCCGGAAGTTTCAGTTACACCATCGTTGAATTTGCAGGAAACGAAGTATCTGTCGGAGACGAGCTGAACGGAATTTCCATGTATGTGGTCGGTAGCGGCACTACTTTGGATCACGTTCAAGTTCACAGACATTTGGACGACGGCGTTGAATCTTGGGGCGGGGCATGGACCGGCAAATATCTTCTGATGACAGGCGGTATGGACGACGACCTCGACTTGGATGAAGCATACACCGGAAAAGTTCAGTTCGTAATCGCTCAAAAATATCCAACCACTTGCGGCGGAACGGCTTCGACCGATCCTCACGGATTTGAAATGGACGGAACTCACAGTTCCGGAACCGCATCCGCGACTTCCAAAACGACGACTAACGTTAAACTTTCCAACTTTACTCTTCTCGGAAAAAGCGTCTCCAACGGTTTCGGCGCTCGCTTGAGAGAAGGTCTTCAAGGAAAATTCACGAACGGTCTGATCTACGGATTCCAATCCGGAAACATCGACTGCGTGTTGAACGCAACCGGCGGCGGTCCTACGACCTCTCCTACGTTCGCAAACGTTCTTGTAGAAGCGGCTAAAACAAACGGAAACACTGCGGCTTGCACTCTTCCTTCAACAGGACTTACCGCACTTCCGGTCGTTTCTTTAGGTTCGGGTGATTCCGACAACTGCGCTTTCGCGACAAAACCGGATTATCAACCTTCCGGTGAAGCTGCAGCGGCGGCCGGTTCTGCCCTTACTGCACAATCCTCTGACGCGTTCTTTACCGATAATACCACTTACGGCGGTATGATCAGCGGTCAAAACTGGGCCAGCGGATGGACGGTTTATAGAGCGAGATAA
- a CDS encoding LIMLP_04285 family protein has translation MITRSSITLLLFALFSFNGLIADTVKNVKTNETIENVKTSENEQGVIVEYEDGTKRGFKKDAVTVEKKEVSWNKEEESKEETKGDRYFAFGSLGVLLILFFALP, from the coding sequence ATGATTACACGCTCATCCATTACTCTTTTATTATTCGCGTTATTCTCGTTCAACGGACTCATTGCCGACACCGTTAAAAACGTTAAAACGAATGAAACGATCGAGAACGTTAAGACTTCCGAAAACGAACAAGGTGTCATCGTGGAATACGAAGACGGAACCAAACGCGGCTTCAAAAAGGACGCTGTCACCGTGGAAAAAAAGGAAGTTTCCTGGAATAAGGAAGAGGAATCAAAAGAGGAGACAAAAGGAGATCGCTATTTCGCTTTCGGCTCCTTAGGAGTGCTTCTGATTCTTTTTTTCGCCCTTCCGTAA